Genomic DNA from Deltaproteobacteria bacterium RIFCSPHIGHO2_02_FULL_44_16:
GTCGTTGATCGTTCATGGATGCGCATTCCGATCAGTGCTCTTCCAAGTCAAGCGCTTGTTCGAGCTGAAACAAGTCGTTTGGTCAATGTCACAACTCCAGTTCGTGTGGAACAACTCAAACGAGTTCCTCTGGATGCAACGCTTCCATCAAACCCCGATGCAGGAAGCGCTGTAACGGTGACCACTCGCTACGCTCTTGAAACAAATGGCAGCACGGCGGTAGTCCCTGGCCGAGGAGCTCCGCGTCCATTTCTGGCTGTGGTAACACCACAATATTATGCGATGGGAACAATTGCTCGCATGGCAGTTCGTGAACCTCAAGGCTTACGATATAATCCTACGGCACGAGCATTGGAACTCGATTTCACCTCTTCACGAATGCAAATCGGCGGAGCGCGAGGTATTTGGTCAACTGCGGTTGTCGATTTTGGTCTCACACGAAATAATTTAGAAGCCCGTGCAGATCAAATCCAACTCCATGCTGAAGCGCCACTTCTTGCGACACCAAATCCGAACTACGTCAATGCAACACAGACGATCGGTCCTTATGCCACAAATATTCAAACTCCGTATGCTCGATTTTTTCCTCTCTTGGATTTTATCCATCGTAATACAAATACAAATCTTCAAATCACGGGAAATACTGGATTACAAACGTGGCCAGACCTTCCCATTACTTCATGTAACGCGAACGGAAACTGTCGTCAGCCCACTGATCCTGAACAAATGTTTGAAGGGGGACATAATAATTATTGGAATTGGTCGAAACCTGGCTTTGATGAATTCTTCCGCACAGGCCGAAATAATTTCGTTTACGATTTCTCGCTTGGTGAAGCGATTTCATTTGTCGAAACATTTGATATTCGCACCGATCATTTTCTTGATGGACGCCAAGGACGAAACGAAGCCTCAACCGTCAGAGGTGTTGCACCTTGTTACGATTCTTCGCGCGCTTTTGGAGATCCGTATCGGGAAGGCTTAGGTCATCGCATCAACTGCCCAGCAAGCTATGAATATAATAAAACGTTTAAGCTCGCCTATCTTGCAACTGCAGATCGTCGATTTGTCGATTTCTTTGAAGAGGCGGGCGTCACCGCCATCAATCGATTTGGACTTCCGCCGGTTGACAGACCAGATCAATATCACAAACTGCAATTCAATCGTTTTAGCGAACAACGACTTGAAAATATTGCCAATGGCGCTGAGTTTTCTCGTAGCACCGTCGATAGTCCCTATTTGCTGAACACTCTTCGACAATATGTCGATTTCATGTTGCCTCGCGCTCTTATCGATGGACATTCCTGTAATGCGCCAGATCCAAATGTAAACGCTCCTGATCAGCGAGGATATAATTCGGTGCTTGCTGGAACTGGAGCGGGACAATGTGGATCAGCACAGGGCTGGATGATGCCGACGCCGATTGAGTGGACCCTTCGTGTCTCGCGTCTTTTAAATCATGTCCCTCTTCAGAATTGGATCATTCGACATGCACAGCGAGCAGCCGAAAATCATACCGTCCTTGGAACAAATGGACTCCCCGATTACTCACAGCGACAAGCTTCGGTTCCAGGAAACAATAATCGTAATGGTTGGCGCACTGTCTATAATTGCTCAACAACAACGACGGGAATTGGAACGTGCACAAAGTTTACCGATCCTGCTTTTGAAAATAGCGGATATTTTTACGATGATGGTCTGATGGCGTTTCTCAATGTTTTTGGATTTATTCTCGCAGCGGATCCGAGCGATCCCAATCGCATTTGCCAATGGCTTCCAACAACCTACGCACAACATCTGAATGGACTAGCTGGAACGCAAGATGTTCAAGGAAACTTCGCCGGGAGTACCGATTTTGCCGGAGGAGTGAACGGTTATGTTTGGGGAAAACCATCTGGTCAATCTTTTGGCATGGCCGCTGAAGCCGTTGGAGCGCTCACTGCGTACTGTCCTTAAAAAAACGTATGCAGATGAATCGTGTGTTTTCGATCAGGTCCAACTGAGAGAAGTTTGATCGGAAGACGAAGCTGTTGTTCGATATAGCTCACATAATATTGCGCTGCGCCCGGAAGCGCTTCGAGATGATCGGCTTGAGAAATATCTTCATTCCATCCTTCGAGTTCTTCATAAACAGGTTCGCATTGTAAAAGTTCTTTTTCAGATACCGGAAAACGATCAAGTTTTTTCCCCTTCAGTTGATACGCAACACAGAGCTTGAGTGTTTTCATCCCCGAAAGGACATCGAGTTTTGTGAGTGCAAGAGACGTCAACCCATTCACACGACATGCATGCTGCAACAAAGGGACATCAAACCAACCACATCGTCGAGGTCGTCCAGTCGTGGCCCCAAACTCACTTCCCTGCTTTTGAAGCCACTCACCCTTCTCATCCGTGAGTTCAGTAGGAAAAGGACCATTTCCGACTCGTGTAGTATACGCCTTCGTCACCCCCAAGACCTCGTTAATACTGGTAGGACCGATACCAGCGCCTGTACAAGCTCCGCCTGCGACTGTATTCGATGACGTGACATAGGGATAGGTTCCATGATCCACATCGAGCGCTGTCCCTTGCGCTCCTTCAAAAAGAACTTTTTTCTGTGCTGCGAGCGCTTGATGAAGTGGAAGAATTGCATCTCGAATAAAGGGCCGCAATTTCTCTCGCCAGAAAGCGCCCAGCTCAAGAAGAGTTTTTAATGAGAACTCTTCTTCTCCAAGAGCTTCGAGCATACGGTTTTTTTCCGGAAGAACTCTTTGCAATTGTTCTTCAAAATCGTTTTCATGAAGAAGATCGTACATTCGTATTCCAAGACGCGCGACTTTGTCTTCATACGTAGGACCAATCCCTCGCATCGTCGTCCCAATCGCTTTATCTCCCTGTTTTTTCTCGCGGAGTTTTTCGATACCACGATGATACGGAAGCACGAGATGTGCCTGTTCGCTGACAATCAGTCGTGTCAGATCATTCAAATATCCTTTGGATTGCATGAGTTCGATTTCTTGAATGAGGACTTCAGGATCAACGACGACACCATTTCCGATAATACAGAGGCAGGCGATATGAAGAATACCCGAAGGAAGGAGATGAAGAACGGTCTTTTCTCCATTGACGACAAGTGTATGCCCAGCGTTCGCTCCACCTTGATAACGCACCACAAGATCAGCTTGAGGCGTGAGAAGATCGACAACTTTCCCTTTGCCTTCATCTCCCCACTGAGCTCCGATAACAACGAGGACAGACATGAACATTCCTTTCATTACGAATTTGTCATTCCCGCATGCTGTAAGCGGGAATCTCATGAGATCCCCGATAACAACCTTCGGGGATGACTAAAGAATATAACGACTTAAATCTCGATCGCGAACAATCTCCGCCAATTGTTTATTGACGTAATCACGATCAATAAAAATATCTTTTTCAGTTCGTTCTGGCGCACTAAATGAAATTTCTTCTAAAAGTTTTTCCATAATGGTGTGAAGACGACGTGCACCGATATCTTCTGTCTGAGTATTGACCTCAGCTGCCACTTCACACAAGAGAGAAAGCGCTCCTTCGGCAAATTGAAGGTTCAACTTTTCTGTTCCCATGAGAGCACAATATTGTTTTGTCAGTGAATTTTCGGGTTCTTTGAGAATGCGTAAAAAATCTTCTTTGGTAAGAGATTTCAGCTCCACTCGAATGGGAAAACGTCCTTGAAGTTCGGGAATCATGTCGGATGGTTTCGATGCATGAAAAGCGCCTGCTGCAATAAAAAGAATATGGTCGGTATTCACCATTCCATATTTTGTCGTCACCGTAGAGCCTTCGACAATCGGAAGAATATCGCGCTGCACTCCTTCGCGAGAAACATCGGGACCGTGACGAGACTCCCCTTTACCACTTACAATTTTGTCGATCTCATCTAAAAACACGATTCCATTTTGTTCAACACGATCGACGGCATCGGCAATGACATCATCCATATCAATGAGCCGAGCAGCTTCTTCTTGCGTGAGAAACTCAAGCGCTTCCGAGACTTTTACTTTTCGACGTTTCTTTCCTTGAGGCATCATATTCGAAAACATGTCGCGTAAATTGGCATTCATCTCTTCAATACTCGTCGCAGCAACGACTTCAATTGACGGCATCGGTCCGCCTTTCGAGGTCGATTCGAGTTCCACCGTTCGTTCACCCAATTTTCCGTGACGAAGCATGTCGCGTAATTGTTCTCTGGTTTTGAGATGACTCGTCTCTTGTTCCTTTATTTCTCCTTCTTCGGTAAACGAAAGTGTCGATTGAGGCAGGAGAAGATCGAGCAGCCGTTCTTCAGCAAGCTCCTGCGCTTTCACCTGAACTCCTTCTTGCGCTTCATCTCGAACCATTTTCACCGAAATATCGGTCAACTCGCGAATAATAGATTCGACATCTTTTCCGACATAACCGACTTCGGTAAACTTCGAAGCTTCCACTTTAATAAAAGGAGCACGCGCAAGTTTCGCAAGTCGCCGTGCAATTTCTGTTTTTCCAACGCCTGTAGGTCCGATCATAATAATATTTTTCGGT
This window encodes:
- a CDS encoding adenylosuccinate synthase, whose product is MSVLVVIGAQWGDEGKGKVVDLLTPQADLVVRYQGGANAGHTLVVNGEKTVLHLLPSGILHIACLCIIGNGVVVDPEVLIQEIELMQSKGYLNDLTRLIVSEQAHLVLPYHRGIEKLREKKQGDKAIGTTMRGIGPTYEDKVARLGIRMYDLLHENDFEEQLQRVLPEKNRMLEALGEEEFSLKTLLELGAFWREKLRPFIRDAILPLHQALAAQKKVLFEGAQGTALDVDHGTYPYVTSSNTVAGGACTGAGIGPTSINEVLGVTKAYTTRVGNGPFPTELTDEKGEWLQKQGSEFGATTGRPRRCGWFDVPLLQHACRVNGLTSLALTKLDVLSGMKTLKLCVAYQLKGKKLDRFPVSEKELLQCEPVYEELEGWNEDISQADHLEALPGAAQYYVSYIEQQLRLPIKLLSVGPDRKHTIHLHTFF
- a CDS encoding HslU--HslV peptidase ATPase subunit, which gives rise to MKEITSKNTNMTPREIVSELDRFIIGQKEAKRAVAIALRNRWRRQQVDESLRNEIAPKNIIMIGPTGVGKTEIARRLAKLARAPFIKVEASKFTEVGYVGKDVESIIRELTDISVKMVRDEAQEGVQVKAQELAEERLLDLLLPQSTLSFTEEGEIKEQETSHLKTREQLRDMLRHGKLGERTVELESTSKGGPMPSIEVVAATSIEEMNANLRDMFSNMMPQGKKRRKVKVSEALEFLTQEEAARLIDMDDVIADAVDRVEQNGIVFLDEIDKIVSGKGESRHGPDVSREGVQRDILPIVEGSTVTTKYGMVNTDHILFIAAGAFHASKPSDMIPELQGRFPIRVELKSLTKEDFLRILKEPENSLTKQYCALMGTEKLNLQFAEGALSLLCEVAAEVNTQTEDIGARRLHTIMEKLLEEISFSAPERTEKDIFIDRDYVNKQLAEIVRDRDLSRYIL